The proteins below are encoded in one region of Rhododendron vialii isolate Sample 1 chromosome 7a, ASM3025357v1:
- the LOC131334055 gene encoding stemmadenine O-acetyltransferase-like, translated as MTAKVTVTSTETIKPTSPTPHHLKAHKLSFLDQLHPTIFSHVGLYYLVDESLSPPNVADILNRLKESLSKALTLFYPLAGRINIDRRSIDCNDEGLYYSEARVNCHLLDFLRKPDLDLLNDFYPCHPTKPEPFAKIYPVMIQVNIFECSGIAIGLCLSHKILDGISTSSFLKGWASCSRGCFESVSPSFNAASLFPANNNLPMDSIASLGRSMIKMGNSVTTRFLFDSSALSALKSKVDMGEGIRSPSRVEAVTAFIWKCAMSVSKAKSGIRKPSVLSHAVDLRRRMVPPMEEYSMGNLLWIPSSHCGSEDEIELNSLVGKLRETITEIDADFVRKLQTGDGLSIISKNVEEMAALCSKGPVDYYGFTSWSRFGIYETDFGWGKPIWVSSHKITGSMFMNLVHMLETREGDGMEAWITLDEPEMAMLLDHQEFLEFASVDPSPLN; from the coding sequence ATGACAGCGAAAGTCACGGTCACCTCCACAGAAACTATCAAACCAACTTCACCAACTCCCCACCACTTAAAAGCCCACAAGCTCTCCTTTCTTGATCAGCTCCATCCTACCATCTTCAGTCATGTTGGCCTTTACTATCTCGTGGACGAATCCCTTTCCCCGCCTAACGTCGCCGATATATTGAACCGATTGAAGGAATCACTCTCGAAGGCCTTAACCCTCTTTTACCCCCTCGCCGGAAGAATCAACATTGACCGACGCTCAATCGATTGTAACGACGAGGGGTTGTATTACTCGGAAGCCCGAGTTAATTGCCATCTATTGGACTTTCTCAGGAAACCGGATCTAGACTTGCTAAACGATTTCTACCCTTGCCATCCGACTAAGCCCGAACCGTTTGCAAAAATTTACCCGGTTATGATTCAAGTGAATATTTTTGAATGCTCTGGGATTGCTATTGGTTTGTGTCTTTCACATAAAATCCTTGATGGAATCTCAACTAGTtcgtttttgaaaggttgggctTCTTGCTCTCGCGGGTGCTTCGAAAGTGTCTCTCCTTCTTTTAATGCGGCATCTCTGTTCCCAGCAAATAATAATCTTCCGATGGACTCCATAGCTTCCCTGGGAAGATCCATGATCAAAATGGGAAATTCAGTCACGACGAGATTCCTTTTTGATTCATCAGCATTATCGGCTCTCAAGAGTAAAGTTGATATGGGAGAGGGTATTCGGTCCCCATCTCGAGTTGAAGCTGTGACCGCATTCATTTGGAAATGTGCCATGTCTGTTTCTAAAGCAAAATCAGGAATCCGAAAACCGTCTGTTCTATCCCATGCGGTGGATTTACGAAGAAGAATGGTGCCTCCTATGGAAGAATACTCCATGGGGAATCTCCTTTGGATTCCAAGTTCACACTGCGGAAGCGAAGATGAGATAGAGCTGAATTCCCTAGTTGGTAAGCTCAGGGAAACAATCACAGAAATCGATGCTGATTTCGTTAGAAAACTACAAACTGGGGATGGGTTGTCCATAATTTCTAAGAATGTGGAAGAGATGGCTGCATTATGCTCCAAGGGTCCAGTGGATTATTACGGGTTCACCAGTTGGTCCAGATTCGGAATCTATGAAACTGATTTCGGGTGGGGAAAACCCATCTGGGTTAGTAGTCACAAGATAACAGGATCGATGTTCATGAATTTGGTCCATATGCTGGAAACAAGAGAGGGAGATGGGATGGAAGCATGGATAACACTGGATGAACCTGAGATGGCAATGCTACTAGATCATCAGGAGTTCCTAGAATTCGCCTCCGTGGATCCAAGTCCACTTAACTGA
- the LOC131334057 gene encoding phosphoprotein ECPP44-like isoform X2, whose protein sequence is MAEEYNHNEPHHHEAAAEEKSRDQYGETAVPAAKEDKSKDQYGETTIITEVDEVAPVAPVETKDRGLFDFLRKKDQEEEHKKPQDEEEVIVTEFEKVKVSEPEPETKECKEEEKKDGLLTKSSSSSSSVKEGEGGEKKKKKKGLKEKIEEIKIAGDKEEEQEAKIEKHEEKDNSVPVEVYEEAVVTTSPPAEEKKGFLEKIKQKLPGQNKKSAEEVLPPPSTPPPPSDVEYVEPEPKEKKGILEKIKEKIPGYKTEEEKQKEKEKEGTPN, encoded by the exons ATGGCTGAGGAATACAACCACAACGAGCCCCACCACCACGAGGCAGCCGCGGAGGAGAAGAGCCGAGATCAGTACGGCGAGACAGCCGTGCCAGCTGCGAAGGAGGACAAGAGCAAGGATCAGTACGGCGAGACGACTATCATTACGGAAGTCGATGAGGTGGCGCCAGTGGCACCTGTAGAAACCAAGGATCGGGGGTTGTTTGACTTCTTGCGGAAGAAAGATCAGGAAGAGGAGCACAAGAAGCCTCAAGATGAAGAGGAGGTGATCGTCACcgaatttgaaaaagtgaaagttTCTGAGCCGGAGCCGGAGACGAAAGAATGCAAAGAGGAAGAGAAGAAGGATGGGTTGTTGACGAAGTCCAGTAGCAGCTCAAGCTCTGTAA AGGAAGGAGAGGGAGgcgaaaagaagaagaaaaagaagggctTGAAGGAGAAAATCGAGGAGATCAAAATAGCAGGAGATAAAGAGGAAGAACAAGAAGCGAAAATAGAGAAACACGAAGAAAAGGACAATTCGGTCCCCGTAGAGGTGTACGAAGAGGCGGTGGTCACGACTAGTCCACCAGCTGAGGAGAAGAAGGGATTCCTCGAGAAGATCAAGCAGAAGCTTCCAGGACAGAACAAAAAGAGTGCCGAAGAGGTACTCCCTCCTCCTAGTACTCCTCCTCCGCCATCTGACGTGGAGTACGTGGAACCGGAGCCGAAGGAGAAGAAGGGTATCCTGGAAAAGATCAAAGAGAAGATTCCAGGGTACAAGACTgaagaagaaaagcaaaaggaaaaggaaaaggagggCACACCAAATTAA
- the LOC131334057 gene encoding phosphoprotein ECPP44-like isoform X1, with the protein MAEEYNHNEPHHHEAAAEEKSRDQYGETAVPAAKEDKSKDQYGETTIITEVDEVAPVAPVETKDRGLFDFLRKKDQEEEHKKPQDEEEVIVTEFEKVKVSEPEPETKECKEEEKKDGLLTKSSSSSSSSSEEEGEGGEKKKKKKGLKEKIEEIKIAGDKEEEQEAKIEKHEEKDNSVPVEVYEEAVVTTSPPAEEKKGFLEKIKQKLPGQNKKSAEEVLPPPSTPPPPSDVEYVEPEPKEKKGILEKIKEKIPGYKTEEEKQKEKEKEGTPN; encoded by the exons ATGGCTGAGGAATACAACCACAACGAGCCCCACCACCACGAGGCAGCCGCGGAGGAGAAGAGCCGAGATCAGTACGGCGAGACAGCCGTGCCAGCTGCGAAGGAGGACAAGAGCAAGGATCAGTACGGCGAGACGACTATCATTACGGAAGTCGATGAGGTGGCGCCAGTGGCACCTGTAGAAACCAAGGATCGGGGGTTGTTTGACTTCTTGCGGAAGAAAGATCAGGAAGAGGAGCACAAGAAGCCTCAAGATGAAGAGGAGGTGATCGTCACcgaatttgaaaaagtgaaagttTCTGAGCCGGAGCCGGAGACGAAAGAATGCAAAGAGGAAGAGAAGAAGGATGGGTTGTTGACGAAGTCCAGTAGCAGCTCAAGCTCT TCGAGCGAAGAGGAAGGAGAGGGAGgcgaaaagaagaagaaaaagaagggctTGAAGGAGAAAATCGAGGAGATCAAAATAGCAGGAGATAAAGAGGAAGAACAAGAAGCGAAAATAGAGAAACACGAAGAAAAGGACAATTCGGTCCCCGTAGAGGTGTACGAAGAGGCGGTGGTCACGACTAGTCCACCAGCTGAGGAGAAGAAGGGATTCCTCGAGAAGATCAAGCAGAAGCTTCCAGGACAGAACAAAAAGAGTGCCGAAGAGGTACTCCCTCCTCCTAGTACTCCTCCTCCGCCATCTGACGTGGAGTACGTGGAACCGGAGCCGAAGGAGAAGAAGGGTATCCTGGAAAAGATCAAAGAGAAGATTCCAGGGTACAAGACTgaagaagaaaagcaaaaggaaaaggaaaaggagggCACACCAAATTAA
- the LOC131334059 gene encoding transcription initiation factor IIB-like has translation MADVVCCSDCKRATEVVFDHAACDTLCSECGPVGLQNRCCDPDQSLISGFKTMATMCDRLGLVARIKGCACEILKKTEQIYNKRRNQDAILAACLYIACRLEDSPRTAKEICSVANGATRKEISRAKSCVLQEYGMYHSVEMGTINASYALALSLQSRSKHASS, from the exons ATGGCTGACGTGGTCTGCTGCTCGGACTGTAAGAGGGCGACGGAGGTTGTGTTCGACCACGCAGCCTGTGACACCTTGTGCTCGGAGTGCGGACCGGTCGGATTGCAGAATCGCTGCTGCGACCCTGACCAATCGCTCATCTCGGGCTTCAAGACCATGGCTACCATGTGCGATAG GTTGGGCTTGGTTGCAAGAATTAAG GGCTGTGCCTGTGAAATATTAAAGAAGACAGAGCAAATCTATAACAAGCGAAGAAATCAGGATGCTATTTTGGCTGCTTGCCTATACATTGCTTGTCGGCTAGAAGATAGTCCACGGACCGCCAAGG AGATCTGCTCTGTTGCCAATGGAGCGACACGGAAGGAAATTAGCCGTGCTAAAAGCTGTGTGCTACAAGAGTATGGGATGTATCATTCAGTGGAGATGGGTACCATCAATGCTTCGTATGCTCTG GCTCTTTCGCTCCAATCTCGGTCTAAACATGCAAGCAGTTAA